The genomic DNA AGGGCGTCTGCGAGCTCGGCCTCGCGCAGGGCGAGGACGCCGTCCTCGCCCTCGATGGCGGCGAGCTCGGCCGCCACCCGCTGCAGCTCGCCGGCGACCGCCTCGGCGCGCGTCTCGACGCGCGTCAGGGCGCGCTGGGACTCGGACTCGGCCCGCGAGCCCTCGCGCAGGACACCGGAGGCCTCCTCGAGCGCCGCCTTGACCTGCGCGGCGGCGGCGGTGGCCGCCGCGAGGCCTGCGGCGGTCTCCTGGACGCTGGCATCGGTGCCGACGAGCGCCGCGGCCAGCTCCCGGATCTCGGCCTCCGCCCGCGCGAGGTCCGAGGCGTGGACCTCGATGAGCGCCGCCAGCCGCGCGCCCTCGGCGTCGCCCCGGGCGATCGCCTGCTGGTGCGCCGCAAGGCGTGCTCGGGCCTCGTCGAGCCGCTGGTCGATGGACTCGAGGGCCGAGCGCCGGGCGTAGAACTCCTCGCGCAGCCCGCCGAGCGAGCGCTCGAGCTCGAGCGTCTCGAGGCCCGCGGCCTCGTGGCCGGCCTCCAGCGTCGCGCCCTCGACGCGCAGCGTCTCCTGCAGCTCGGCCAGCCCGCGCAGCTGCGCCTCCTGCTGCCCGACGCGCTCGCCCAGCGTGGCGTGGTTGTGCAGGAGGATGCGCAGCTCCAGCTCCTCGTGCTGCCCCTTGAGGTCGTGGTAGCGCTCGGCCTTGCGCGCCTGGCGCTGCAGCGAGCCGAGCTGGCGCCTGACCTCCGCGGTCAGGTCGGCGAGGCGGACGAGGTTCTGCTCCGTCGCGTCGAGCTTGCGCAGCGCCGCCGCCTTGCGCTCCTTGAACTTCGCGATGCCGGCCGCCTCCTCGAAGAGCACGCGCCGGTCCTCGGGGTGGGCGTCGACGAGCGAGCCGATGTGGCCCTGGCTGATGACCGCGTAGGCCTTGGGGTTGAGCCCGGTGTCGAGGAACAGCTCGCGGATGTCGCGCAGGCGGCAGGCCGCGCCGTTGATGAAGTACTCGCTCTCGCCGGAGCGGTAGAGCCGGCGCGTCACGCAGACCTCGGTGAACTGGTTGTAGGGCGCGGGCAGCTCCTCGCCGGTGAGCTCGACCGTGAGCGAGACCTCGGCCATGCCCAGGGGGTGGCGCGCCTCGCTCCCCGAGAAGATGAGGTCCTCCATGCGCTCGCCGCGCAACTGCTTCGGGCTCTGCTCGCCGAGCACCCAGCGGATGGCGTCGGCGATGTTGCTCTTGCCGCAGCCGTTGGGGCCGACGACGGCGTTGATGCCGGGGCGGAAGTGGACCTCCGTGCGGTCGAAGAACGTCTTGAACCCCTGCAGCTCCAGCTTCTTGAAGATCACCGCGCGTCCCTCCAGCACAACCGTCCGAACGACTTTCAGGAGAAAGCCGTGAACCCACTATCGCGTGTGTGGATAACTATGCACACTACTACATGTGGTGTCAAGCGAGCTTCTCCGAGAAACGAACCTGACGGGGCGTCGAGAGGGGTCCAGATGCAAGGCGCCCGACGATCCGGCGACTGAGACGGCCTGGTGGCCGTCGCAGGGAGGCGGGAGGAGGGCAACGCCGCAGATGGGCCGCTATCGGCGTCCCGTCACTGCTCGAGATGGAGCCAGAGGTAGGCGGCGAGACCCACGAAGAACACGTTCGGCAGCCAGGCGGCAAGCGACGGCGCGAGCCTCCCGGCGTGCCCGAGCGAGATCCCGATCGAGAGCACGATCCAGTAGGCGAAGCCCAGCGTGATGCTGGCGCCGAGGCTGGCCACGATCCCGCCCGAGGGCCCGGCCCGGAACGCGAAGGGGATGGCCAGGAGCGCGACCACGAGGCTCACGAGGGGCAGGGCGAGCTTCGCGTGCAGGTCCACGACGTAGGACGCGGGGTTGAAGCCGCTGCGGCGGAGTTTGCGCACGTACTCGGCGAGCGCGCGGAAGTTCATCTCCTCCGGGCGCTCGCGGTACTGCGAGATGTCCTGCGGCCGCTCCGGCAGCTTCAGCGAGCGCCGCGGGTAGGAGACCGTGCGGATGCCGCCGTCGGGCAGGAACGTGCGGATCGTCACCTGCGTGAAGTCCCAGCGGCCGCGCCGGTAGCGCGCGCTGCGGGCGTCGATGCGCTGGTTGAGGCGCCGCCCGCTGCGGTCGAAGCGGTAGAGCGTCACCCCCTCGATCGACTGCTCCACGGGGTCGAGCAGCTGGATGTTGTAGATCGTCTGGCGCTCGCCGTAGAACCAGATGCGGTTCTGCCGGAAGATGCTGCGCATCGGGCGGTTCTTGATGCGCACGTCCAGCACCGCCTGCGCCTCGCGGGTGGCGGCGGGGACCAGGAACTCGTTGGTGAGGAAGACCAGCGCGCTCGCCGCCGCTCCCGCCAGCACGAGCGGCGCGCAGATGTGCACGAGGGTGATGCCGCCGCACTTGACGGCGGTGATCTCGCGGTTGCGGTTGAGGATGCCCAGGGTCACGAGCAGCGCCACGAGCAGGGACACGGGCGTGATGTGGAAGACGAACAGCGGCATCTTGAGCGCGAAGTACAGCAGCTTCCAGCGCACGGGGGTCGGGAAGTTGAGGAACAGGTCGATGCGCTGGAAGAAGTCGACCAGGACGTAGGTGCCGAGCAGCCCGCCGAAGCAGAGCGCGAAGATCTTGAGAAACTCGCGGGTGACGTAGCGCTGGAGGATCGTCATGGCGCCTGCCGCCCGCCCCGGCGCGGCCAGGGGAGGCGCGGGAGCGTGAACGGGGTCTCGGCGAGCACCTTGCGGAAGAGCAGTGCCGTGGCGGCGGCGAAGAAGAGGTTCGCGGCCCACATCGCCCAGAAGGGGTGCAGCCGTCCCTGCTTGCCGAGCGGCTCGCCGGCGAGGAGGAAGACATAGTAGACGATGGCGATCCCGACGCTCAGCGCGAAGCTCACGAGCTTCTCGCCGCGGCGGAAGAGCACGCCCATGGCGACGCCGAGGAAGCCGAAGACCAGCGCGGCGAACGGGATCGCGAACTTCTTCTGGATCTCCACCTGGGGCGCCCACTGCTGCACGCCGAGGCGCCGGTACTCCTCGACCTTGGCGCGCAGCTCCGGGAGCGTCATCTCGCGCAGGCCTTTTGGCAGCGCGAGGCTCTCCGTGCCCTCCTCGCCGAAGCTCAGCTGCAGGTCGTGCGTGGCGAACTGCGTGCGCTGGTAGGTCTGCAGGTCGCGCGAGAGCACGTGGATGCCGCCGTCCTCGAGCCGGAAGACGACGCGGTTCGACGAGGCGTCGGCGATGAGCCGGCCGCGGGCGGCGACGATGGTGATCGGCTCGCCGGGGGGCTGGCGCTTCTCGGGACGCGCGTCGGAGATGAAGATGCCCTCCATGACGGGGTCGCCCGCGGCCGGGATGTGGTTGACGTAGATGACGAGGCCCTCGAAGTCGTCGTTGAAGACCTTCTCGGTCAACCCGACGCTGGCCTTCGTGCGCACGATCTCGAACATGCGGGTGCGGAAGAGCTGGTTGCCCGCGGGCAGCGCGGCGATGATCAGCCAGCTGGTGAGGGCGTACGCGCCGGCCGCGAAGAGCGCCACGGGCGCGGTGAGCCGCAACAGGCTGAAGCCGCCGGTCTTGAGCGCGGTCAGCTCGTTCTCGGCGGAGAGACGGCCGAAGGTGACGACGCAGGAGAGGAAGACGGACATCGGCACGGTGAGGACGAGGATGGACGGCAGCAGGTAGAGGATCAGGCGCAGCGTCGCCGGTGCGCCGACGCCCTTGTTCACGATCAGCTCCATGAGCCGCAGCACCTGGCTCATGAGCAGCAGGAACGTGAAGACGAGGATGCCCGCGAAAAACGGCGGCAGCAGTTCCCGGAAGATGTAGCGGTCGACGAGCTTCATTCGTGCGGGATTATAGACCGACGCCTCGCACCCGCGAAACCGCGGGCTTGAGGGGGCACGATCCTGGTCTGACCGGGCAGGCCCGCGAACCTGCCTGCCCCGCGGGAGCTGACGCCGACGGGATCCTCGAAATCAGCTGGGCGAAGGGGTGGCGCGGAGCGGGGGACCCCCACGCGGCGGACCGAAGGGAGCACCGTGGGGGTGCGCAGCGACAGGACCCCGAAGCCCGAACGGGCGACGAGAGCTGCGCCGCGCGTGGTCCGCCGGGCTCAGCAGCGGGGGCCGAAGTCGGCGAGGTCGGCGAGGGTCGTCGCGTCGAGGAACTTGTTGATGTTCGTGCCGAGCTTGGCCCAGAGCATGTGCGTGACGCAGTCGTCGGCGCGCGGGCAGCTCTTCTTGCCCGTGGCGAACTCGTCGCTGCAGAAGACCGGGAAGGTGCTCTCGCCGACGGCGCGCAGGATCTCCCCGATCGTGATCTTGTCCGGCGGCTTGCTCAGCTTGTACCCGCCGCGGGGCCCGCGGACGCTCGAGACGATGCCGTGCTTGCGCAGGTGCACGAAGAGCTGCTCGAGGAAGTTCAGCGAGATGTTCTGGCGCTTGGCAACCTCGGAGAGCGGTGTGGGCCGCTCAGTCTGGTACGAGGACAGGCAGTAGAGTGCACGGACTGCGTATCTCCCCTTCGTTGTCAGGCGCATCGCTTCCTCGTCCCCCCGTTGGTTCTTGAGATCGACTGTTTCAGTAAACTTTGAACCCTTGGGGGCGCACTTTATTACCGAATCGGTAAACATGTCAAGAGAAAACTTTCACAACAAAAACGCGGGGTGGGAGCGTCGGGCGCCCCCACCCCGGCTCGCTGCGGCAGGTGCTATTTGGCTGCTGAGACCTTTGCCGGGACCCCCGCGGCAGGCGGCGCCACCATGAGGTGCTCGGCGAAGAGCGCGAGGTTCTTCTCGCCGATCCCGCGCACCTCGAGGAGATCGTCCAGCTTCGTGAAGGGGCCCTTCTTTTCACGCAGATCGATGATCGCCTGCGCGAGACGCTCGCCGATGCCGGGGACGCCGATGAGCTCGGCGAGGCTCGCGCGGTTGACCTCCACCCGCGCCCGGGTGTCGCCCGCCGTCTGCGGCGCGGGCGGGGGCGCCCCCGACGGCGCCGCGGCGCCGGCCGGCGCCGCGACCACGAGGGTCAGCAGGAGAGCGGCTGTTGCGAGATGCTTCATGCGAGACCTCCTTTTCTCTTCTCGAGTCGGCGGCGCGGTGCCGGTCCGACGGTCCGTTGCGGCGGGCGGGGCCGCTTTCGTGGTGGCGACCTCCTTTCCGGCGCGTCGCCCCGCCTCTTCTGTCGCCACGGTCAATGCAGCGGGCGTGCCAGCGGCGCCGGGGGGGCAATGGGCGCTGTTTTCGCGAGGACGGGCCCTGCGGGGCCGGGACCGCTGCGCCCCCTGCGAGCAGGTGCGCGCAGCCGTTGCCCCCGCGGGGGACGCCGGGCGGGAGCGGCGCCGATGTGGTACCCTGCATCGATCATGCACGGATCACCGACACGGAGGATGGCGGTTCGCATTCTCGCCCTCGGCGACGAGGGCAGGCGGGTGCTGCCCAGCCTCGAGCGCGCCGTGCGCGCGGCGTGGCGGACGGCGGGCGACGTCGATCTTGCCGTCGACTGCGCTGGCGACGGCGCGCCCGGGGCGCGGCGCGTCCTGGCGCGCTGGTGCGACCGCGACCGCGCGGACGTGGTGCTCACGGTTGGCCGCGCCGGCCACCTGCGCGAGGACTACGCCCCGGGGATCACGGAAGGATTGATCGAGCGACGGCTCCCCGGGATCGAGGAGCGGATGTGCCTCGCCCCGCCGGCGCGCCCCGAGGACCTGCTCTTCCGGGGGCGCGCGGGTCTGCGCAAGGCGACGCTGCTCGTCAACCTCCCGGCGCGCGCCGCCCGTGCGGCGGCGATCGTCCGCTTCCTGGCCCCGGTGCTCGGCCACGCGCTCGACAAGGCCCGCGGGGACGGCGCGGAGTGCGGGCGGCCCGAGGGCGCGCGTTGAGGGGGATCTTCGTCACCCTGGAGGGCATCGAGGGCGCGGGCAAGACCACCCAGGCCGCACTGCTCGCCGAGGCCCTGCGCGCCCGCGGCGTGCGGGTGGTCGTCACCCGGGAGCCGGGGGGCACGGCGTTCGGCGCGGCGCTGCGAGGCATGCTCCTGGATCCGGCGGCGGGCGGCATCGCGCCGCAGGCGGAACTCTTCCTCTACCTTGCCGACCGCGCGCAGCACGTGCGGGACGTGATCGCCCCGGGGCTGGCCGCCGGGGCCTGCGTCGTCTGCGACCGCTTCGCGGACGCGACGGTCGCCTACCAGGGGTACGGCCGCGGGCTCGATGCCGCGTTCATCGCGGAGGCCAGCGCGGTCGCGGCTGCAGGCGTCGCCCCGGACCTGACGGTGCTGCTCGACTGCGAGGACGTCGCATCCGGGGTGAAGCGCGCCATGCACCGCCAGGCCGCGGACGGCACCGCGGGCGTCGCCGACCGCTTCGAGCGGGAGGAGCTGGGCTTCCACCGGCGGGTGCGCGACGGCTACCGGGCGCTTGCGGCCGCGGCCCCCGGCCGCTTCCGCGTGCTCCCGGCCACGCTG from bacterium includes the following:
- a CDS encoding AAA family ATPase, which gives rise to MIFKKLELQGFKTFFDRTEVHFRPGINAVVGPNGCGKSNIADAIRWVLGEQSPKQLRGERMEDLIFSGSEARHPLGMAEVSLTVELTGEELPAPYNQFTEVCVTRRLYRSGESEYFINGAACRLRDIRELFLDTGLNPKAYAVISQGHIGSLVDAHPEDRRVLFEEAAGIAKFKERKAAALRKLDATEQNLVRLADLTAEVRRQLGSLQRQARKAERYHDLKGQHEELELRILLHNHATLGERVGQQEAQLRGLAELQETLRVEGATLEAGHEAAGLETLELERSLGGLREEFYARRSALESIDQRLDEARARLAAHQQAIARGDAEGARLAALIEVHASDLARAEAEIRELAAALVGTDASVQETAAGLAAATAAAAQVKAALEEASGVLREGSRAESESQRALTRVETRAEAVAGELQRVAAELAAIEGEDGVLALREAELADAL
- the lptG gene encoding LPS export ABC transporter permease LptG — protein: MTILQRYVTREFLKIFALCFGGLLGTYVLVDFFQRIDLFLNFPTPVRWKLLYFALKMPLFVFHITPVSLLVALLVTLGILNRNREITAVKCGGITLVHICAPLVLAGAAASALVFLTNEFLVPAATREAQAVLDVRIKNRPMRSIFRQNRIWFYGERQTIYNIQLLDPVEQSIEGVTLYRFDRSGRRLNQRIDARSARYRRGRWDFTQVTIRTFLPDGGIRTVSYPRRSLKLPERPQDISQYRERPEEMNFRALAEYVRKLRRSGFNPASYVVDLHAKLALPLVSLVVALLAIPFAFRAGPSGGIVASLGASITLGFAYWIVLSIGISLGHAGRLAPSLAAWLPNVFFVGLAAYLWLHLEQ
- a CDS encoding LptF/LptG family permease, which codes for MKLVDRYIFRELLPPFFAGILVFTFLLLMSQVLRLMELIVNKGVGAPATLRLILYLLPSILVLTVPMSVFLSCVVTFGRLSAENELTALKTGGFSLLRLTAPVALFAAGAYALTSWLIIAALPAGNQLFRTRMFEIVRTKASVGLTEKVFNDDFEGLVIYVNHIPAAGDPVMEGIFISDARPEKRQPPGEPITIVAARGRLIADASSNRVVFRLEDGGIHVLSRDLQTYQRTQFATHDLQLSFGEEGTESLALPKGLREMTLPELRAKVEEYRRLGVQQWAPQVEIQKKFAIPFAALVFGFLGVAMGVLFRRGEKLVSFALSVGIAIVYYVFLLAGEPLGKQGRLHPFWAMWAANLFFAAATALLFRKVLAETPFTLPRLPWPRRGGRQAP
- a CDS encoding Rrf2 family transcriptional regulator is translated as MRLTTKGRYAVRALYCLSSYQTERPTPLSEVAKRQNISLNFLEQLFVHLRKHGIVSSVRGPRGGYKLSKPPDKITIGEILRAVGESTFPVFCSDEFATGKKSCPRADDCVTHMLWAKLGTNINKFLDATTLADLADFGPRC
- a CDS encoding helix-hairpin-helix domain-containing protein, whose translation is MKHLATAALLLTLVVAAPAGAAAPSGAPPPAPQTAGDTRARVEVNRASLAELIGVPGIGERLAQAIIDLREKKGPFTKLDDLLEVRGIGEKNLALFAEHLMVAPPAAGVPAKVSAAK
- the tmk gene encoding dTMP kinase, with translation MFVTLEGIEGAGKTTQAALLAEALRARGVRVVVTREPGGTAFGAALRGMLLDPAAGGIAPQAELFLYLADRAQHVRDVIAPGLAAGACVVCDRFADATVAYQGYGRGLDAAFIAEASAVAAAGVAPDLTVLLDCEDVASGVKRAMHRQAADGTAGVADRFEREELGFHRRVRDGYRALAAAAPGRFRVLPATLPVAELQRRILAEVEALRGGGEGQGAR